In a single window of the Acyrthosiphon pisum isolate AL4f chromosome X, pea_aphid_22Mar2018_4r6ur, whole genome shotgun sequence genome:
- the LOC100573629 gene encoding CBL-interacting protein kinase 1 yields the protein MGKTVKNYGPYVERDAQFLFSQIVAAIEYLHDLDIAHRDIKPENVLLNHRNEVKVADFGLSVFCKDSTSNKQQLSRCGTRMFMPPEVLTPNNGYNAKLFDIWSMGGVLHYMLTGQVPFDDGRTKQIVAQQVSGDIVLLRPMYKRTVSSSAKRLVRHMLEPDVLKRARIEGIKRSKWMTLMA from the exons ATGggtaaaactgttaaaaactACGGTCCTTACGTCGAACGTGATGCGCAATTTTTGTTTTCTCAAATCGTCGCAGCCATCGAGTACCTTCATGACCTGGACATAGCGCACAGAGACATTAAGCCAGAAAACGTATTACTGAACCATCGAAATGAAGTGAAAGTAGCTGATTTTGGGTTGTCGGTTTTTTGTAAAGATTCGACCAGCAATAAACAACAATTGTCTCGCTGTGGCACAAGGATGTTTATGCCACCGGAAGTATTGACTCCAAACAACGGATATAATGCCAAACTCTTCGATATATGGTCAATGG GAGGTGTGCTGCATTACATGTTGACCGGCCAGGTGCCGTTCGACGACGGCCGCACTAAACAGATCGTCGCGCAACAGGTGTCGGGCGACATTGTTCTCCTACGACCGATGTACAAGCGAACGGTTTCCTCGTCGGCCAAACGGCTCGTAAGGCACATGCTCGAACCAGACGTACTCAAACGGGCACGCATCGAAGGTATCAAACGATCGAAGTGGATGACACTGATGGCTTAG